The Candidatus Methylomirabilota bacterium genomic sequence GACCGCGCGATCGACGCCTGGGAGCTCGAGATCGAAGAGATGGTGATCGACCTGCTCGCCACTCAGCAGCCCATGGCGCGCGACCTGCGGCTGCTCGTGGCGGCCACCAAGATCGCCAACGACTTGGAGCGCGTGGGCGACCACGCCGTGAACATCGCGCAGTCCGCCGAGCGCCTGCTCGGCGCCCGTCTCGTCGCCCCCGAGCCGGAGCTGCTCGAGATGGCCCGCCAGGTGCGCGCCATGCTGTCGGGCGCGCTCGACGCGTTCGTGCGCGGCGACGCGGTGCTCGGCCGTGAGATCTGCCGCCGCGACGACTCCGTGGACGCCCTGAACCGCTCCGTGTTCCGCATCCTCCTCACGCACATGATGGAGGACCCCCACATCATCGG encodes the following:
- the phoU gene encoding phosphate signaling complex protein PhoU; this encodes MSASSPRTAHRHFHDELSELKAKLLTMSGEAQDALGRALDALLKRDPGLAAQVIAGDRAIDAWELEIEEMVIDLLATQQPMARDLRLLVAATKIANDLERVGDHAVNIAQSAERLLGARLVAPEPELLEMARQVRAMLSGALDAFVRGDAVLGREICRRDDSVDALNRSVFRILLTHMMEDPHIIGAAMDLFLVSRNLERVADLATNIAEDVVFVVEGKTIKHHAEG